A genomic region of Spirochaetota bacterium contains the following coding sequences:
- a CDS encoding adenylate/guanylate cyclase domain-containing protein: protein MFVKKVNNTRVWPVTLKIIITFSLFILISNFSTNYINFVFNRSQLFSQMNQLLTKDLKTIYTYCNDQFEIYQFDKNLEGSVLSMEKKGKHELGLTPESGQRELRHDKAVFLGFDAEGKVLFQASSDQVPRHKDFGDEKCLKELMAGLGAGKDEGPLYFRFNGMDYFGMYKYNPKWKAFIVRAEEREEFYGETRKNMIIISSVIIVITIVVGGIGIFILRFLLRYIDIITRSIMRMIKSQQLDLIDLSGATNDDITYLGAAFNSLSGTVDNLIHIFRKFANQDVVLKAYRERMVKLEGTRQELTILFSDIKSFTFITETLGTDIIKLLNLHYDRAIREIVNLDGVIGSIIGDALLAVFGVLEGSKNKSYQAVMAAYKLHEVTQLLGLRMTAIRDEIILKKGKLSGDEEKIYKAVLLEIGVGIDGGEVFYGTLGSYVRMTNTVIGDNVNSASRMEGLTRVYKVPVICSEYVKKDIEAAMESPGLHFVELDTVMVKGKTMGQKIYWPILESEFDKVLAEQLSAYELGLELYYRGDWTAANAKFKKCKLPVAEMFIERTQERPPKGWNGIWEMKTK from the coding sequence ATGTTTGTCAAAAAAGTAAACAATACAAGGGTCTGGCCGGTAACTCTAAAGATCATCATAACCTTCAGCCTTTTCATACTCATATCAAATTTTTCCACCAATTACATCAATTTCGTATTCAACAGGTCCCAGCTCTTCAGCCAGATGAACCAGCTCCTCACCAAGGACCTGAAAACCATCTACACCTATTGCAACGACCAGTTCGAAATATACCAGTTCGACAAGAATCTCGAGGGCTCGGTGCTGAGCATGGAGAAGAAGGGAAAGCACGAGCTGGGCCTTACCCCGGAGAGCGGGCAGCGGGAGCTCCGCCACGATAAGGCCGTCTTCCTGGGCTTTGACGCGGAGGGGAAGGTTCTTTTCCAGGCCTCCAGCGATCAGGTCCCGCGGCACAAGGACTTCGGGGACGAGAAGTGCCTCAAGGAGCTGATGGCGGGCCTGGGAGCCGGAAAGGACGAGGGTCCCCTCTATTTCCGGTTCAACGGCATGGATTATTTCGGGATGTACAAGTACAACCCGAAGTGGAAGGCCTTCATCGTCCGCGCCGAGGAGCGCGAGGAGTTTTACGGGGAGACCCGGAAAAACATGATCATCATCAGCTCCGTCATCATCGTCATCACCATCGTGGTCGGCGGCATCGGCATCTTCATCCTCCGGTTCCTGCTCCGGTACATCGACATCATAACACGGTCCATCATGAGGATGATCAAGTCGCAGCAGCTTGACCTTATCGACCTTTCCGGCGCGACCAACGACGACATCACCTACCTGGGCGCGGCCTTCAACTCCCTCTCGGGCACGGTGGACAATCTCATCCATATCTTCCGCAAGTTCGCCAACCAGGACGTGGTGCTCAAGGCGTACCGGGAGCGGATGGTGAAGCTCGAGGGAACCAGGCAGGAGCTCACGATCCTTTTCTCCGACATCAAGAGCTTCACCTTCATCACCGAGACCCTTGGCACGGATATCATCAAGCTCCTGAACCTCCACTACGACCGGGCCATCAGGGAGATCGTGAACCTGGACGGGGTCATCGGCTCCATCATCGGCGACGCTCTCCTTGCCGTGTTCGGTGTCCTGGAAGGCTCGAAGAACAAGTCGTACCAGGCGGTCATGGCCGCGTACAAGCTCCACGAGGTGACACAGCTCCTGGGTCTCCGGATGACCGCCATCCGGGACGAGATAATTTTAAAGAAGGGGAAGCTCTCCGGCGACGAGGAAAAGATATACAAGGCGGTGCTTCTCGAGATCGGCGTGGGCATCGACGGGGGCGAGGTCTTTTACGGCACCCTGGGCTCCTACGTGCGGATGACCAACACGGTCATCGGGGACAACGTCAATTCGGCCTCGCGGATGGAGGGGCTCACGCGCGTGTACAAGGTCCCGGTCATCTGCTCCGAGTACGTCAAGAAGGACATCGAGGCCGCCATGGAGTCCCCCGGGCTCCATTTCGTGGAGCTGGACACCGTCATGGTCAAGGGAAAGACCATGGGACAGAAGATATACTGGCCGATCCTGGAAAGCGAATTCGACAAGGTTCTGGCCGAGCAGCTGTCCGCCTATGAGCTCGGCCTCGAGCTCTATTACCGCGGCGACTGGACCGCCGCCAACGCGAAGTTCAAGAAATGCAAGCTTCCGGTTGCCGAGATGTTCATCGAGCGGACCCAGGAACGGCCTCCGAAAGGGTGGAACGGAATATGGGAAATGAAAACGAAATAA
- the xth gene encoding exodeoxyribonuclease III produces the protein MKIATYNANSIRARMPLLERWLASARPDVLCLQETKVVDGEFPAAEIEGLGYRAVFRGEKSYNGVAILSRHGFEDVSYGFDGSGSDEGTRLVAARVMGVDIVNTYVPQGTAPDSEKFQYKLRWFGRLLEYFSGRFRTGDRLVWLGDFNVAPEPIDVHDPKRLLGHVGYHPDEHRALAAVKDWGFVDIFRKHRPEAGHYSFWDYRVRDGVARGLGWRVDHIWGTGAMAALSTGAAIDREPRTWEKPSDHTPVIAEFSL, from the coding sequence ATGAAGATCGCCACATATAATGCCAATTCCATCAGGGCGCGGATGCCCCTGCTCGAGCGGTGGCTTGCCTCCGCCCGCCCCGACGTGCTGTGCCTGCAGGAGACCAAGGTCGTCGACGGCGAGTTTCCCGCGGCGGAGATCGAGGGCCTGGGATACCGGGCCGTATTTCGCGGCGAAAAATCGTACAATGGCGTCGCCATCCTGAGCCGCCACGGCTTCGAAGACGTCTCCTACGGGTTCGACGGGAGCGGAAGCGACGAGGGGACGAGGCTCGTCGCCGCGCGCGTGATGGGCGTGGACATCGTCAATACCTACGTGCCCCAGGGCACCGCGCCCGATTCGGAAAAGTTCCAGTACAAGCTCCGGTGGTTCGGCCGCCTCCTCGAGTATTTCAGCGGGCGCTTCCGGACGGGGGACCGCCTTGTCTGGCTCGGCGATTTCAACGTGGCGCCGGAGCCGATCGACGTCCATGACCCGAAACGCCTCCTCGGCCACGTGGGCTACCACCCGGACGAGCACCGGGCCCTGGCCGCGGTGAAGGACTGGGGTTTTGTCGACATCTTCCGGAAGCACCGGCCCGAGGCGGGCCACTATTCCTTCTGGGACTACCGGGTGCGGGACGGGGTCGCCCGCGGCCTGGGATGGCGCGTGGACCATATCTGGGGGACCGGGGCCATGGCCGCCCTGTCGACGGGCGCGGCGATCGACCGGGAGCCGCGGACCTGGGAAAAGCCCTCGGATCACACCCCGGTGATCGCGGAATTCTCCCTATGA
- a CDS encoding SpoIIE family protein phosphatase, with product MDGMKRHPGLLLPLCIILAVMLPRSAGGKTVELDDDLSRVNLGRTMEILEDPAGKWGIQDVSGAVLSKSFRQSQEEYPVLGFTRSAYWARFTVSNRGDRAIEWCLEVAHPQMERINLYMVDDEGKLMEERASGDILPFSSREVPFVNAVFSFTETEMSSRTCYVRCQSRGPMDLFLTIWSPRALNDHVARMNVIFAIYYGAMMVMVIYNLFLFLSLRDRSFLYYVLYCLAFIGFQLCLNGLAFQYLWPDHPWWAKQSIPSWVILTSIFAIQFVRYYLDTMHYVPAIDRVMKAALLLYAVVIPVTFFADYSVTIIALIGLTMILAVFLYVVSIKVLMMGNRAARMYIITWAAFWIGTLVYSLKLFGIIPDNFVTRWLLQISSLAQVILLSLALADRIRFMTEKMEAANENLEGKVKERTRELNRALLLMERKDNEIQKEFDLAGDIQHGLLPETPYYHEGVKVVAYYQSMGKVGGDFYDIFIMKGGYLGVLIADVSGHGMPAAFITALAKISFAEAIQTSLFPADIFRHVNNELVKAIKTDDFVTAFFAVISPTRDIFYCNASHQMALVLRKDSMSVENWDTNGLFMGYSLESNAMYVDGQNQLGYGDRILLYTDGIVIAVDKSGDPFGELRLERIFTDTGPLPLEEARDRIIRECREHADGVPQTDDMTMVLIEIDPAYRDLVELRERAFKLMWSQHYQDAIPLLSKALGINAEDEQSHLFIGECYLKIGDYTRAVEHLELYLENNEFDANVWYNLAWAHYCMDDFAGTIKYSSRASSLKSSFIDAMMLTGLSLKKTGQRREARKVFEKILAIEPDNDMAEIELREIK from the coding sequence ATGGACGGAATGAAGCGCCATCCCGGACTGCTCCTGCCCCTCTGCATAATCCTTGCGGTCATGCTGCCCCGGTCCGCCGGGGGAAAGACGGTGGAGCTCGACGATGATCTATCCAGGGTCAATCTCGGAAGGACCATGGAAATCCTCGAGGACCCGGCGGGGAAATGGGGCATCCAGGATGTGTCCGGCGCCGTTCTCTCGAAGTCATTCAGGCAATCCCAGGAAGAATATCCCGTGTTAGGGTTCACGCGCTCCGCCTACTGGGCGCGCTTTACCGTCTCCAACCGGGGCGATCGCGCCATCGAGTGGTGCCTTGAAGTGGCCCATCCGCAGATGGAGCGGATCAACCTCTACATGGTCGATGACGAGGGGAAGCTCATGGAAGAGCGCGCCTCGGGTGATATCCTCCCCTTCTCCTCTCGGGAGGTCCCCTTCGTCAACGCGGTATTCTCCTTCACGGAAACGGAGATGAGCAGCCGCACCTGCTATGTGCGCTGCCAGTCGCGGGGGCCCATGGACCTGTTTCTCACCATCTGGTCCCCCCGGGCGCTCAATGACCATGTCGCCAGGATGAACGTCATCTTCGCCATCTATTACGGCGCCATGATGGTCATGGTCATTTACAACCTGTTCCTTTTTCTCTCCCTCCGTGACCGGAGCTTCCTGTATTACGTGCTTTACTGCCTTGCCTTTATCGGGTTCCAGCTGTGCCTGAACGGCCTCGCCTTCCAGTACCTCTGGCCGGACCATCCCTGGTGGGCCAAGCAGAGCATCCCCTCCTGGGTGATCCTGACATCGATCTTCGCCATTCAATTCGTGAGGTACTACCTGGACACGATGCATTACGTTCCCGCCATCGACCGGGTGATGAAGGCGGCGCTGCTCCTCTACGCCGTGGTGATTCCGGTGACCTTTTTCGCGGATTACTCCGTAACCATCATCGCCCTGATCGGGCTGACCATGATACTGGCGGTCTTCCTCTATGTCGTTTCGATCAAGGTGCTGATGATGGGAAACCGGGCCGCACGCATGTACATCATCACCTGGGCGGCCTTCTGGATCGGGACCCTGGTCTATTCCCTGAAGCTCTTCGGGATCATCCCGGACAACTTCGTAACGCGGTGGCTTCTGCAGATATCGTCGCTGGCGCAGGTGATCCTGCTCTCACTTGCCCTGGCGGACAGGATCCGCTTCATGACCGAGAAGATGGAGGCCGCCAACGAGAACCTGGAGGGCAAGGTGAAGGAGCGTACCCGCGAGCTCAACCGGGCCCTCCTCCTCATGGAACGGAAGGACAACGAGATTCAGAAGGAGTTCGACCTGGCGGGCGATATCCAGCACGGCCTGCTCCCGGAGACGCCCTATTACCACGAGGGCGTCAAGGTGGTGGCCTACTACCAGTCGATGGGCAAGGTGGGCGGCGATTTTTACGACATCTTTATAATGAAGGGCGGCTACCTGGGTGTCCTCATAGCCGACGTATCGGGCCACGGCATGCCGGCCGCTTTCATCACGGCCCTGGCGAAGATCAGCTTCGCCGAGGCGATCCAGACGTCGCTCTTCCCTGCGGACATTTTCCGCCACGTCAACAACGAGCTGGTCAAGGCGATAAAGACCGATGATTTCGTCACCGCCTTTTTCGCGGTCATCAGCCCCACCCGGGACATCTTCTACTGCAACGCCTCGCACCAGATGGCGCTGGTCCTCCGGAAGGACAGCATGTCCGTCGAGAACTGGGACACCAACGGCCTCTTTATGGGGTATTCCCTCGAATCGAACGCCATGTACGTGGACGGGCAGAACCAGCTCGGGTACGGCGACCGGATACTTCTCTATACTGACGGCATCGTGATCGCCGTTGACAAAAGCGGCGATCCCTTCGGGGAACTGCGCCTGGAGCGGATCTTCACGGATACCGGGCCGCTTCCTCTGGAAGAGGCCCGGGACCGCATCATCCGGGAATGCCGGGAACACGCCGACGGCGTCCCCCAGACCGACGACATGACCATGGTGCTGATCGAGATCGACCCGGCATACCGCGACCTCGTGGAATTGCGCGAACGCGCCTTCAAGCTCATGTGGAGCCAGCATTACCAGGACGCGATCCCGCTCCTTTCGAAGGCGCTGGGGATCAACGCGGAGGACGAGCAGTCGCACCTCTTCATCGGCGAGTGCTATCTGAAGATCGGAGACTACACCAGGGCGGTGGAGCACCTGGAGCTGTATCTTGAGAACAACGAGTTCGACGCCAACGTGTGGTACAATCTCGCCTGGGCCCACTACTGCATGGATGATTTTGCCGGCACCATCAAGTACTCCTCCCGGGCCTCAAGCCTTAAAAGCAGCTTCATCGACGCCATGATGCTGACCGGCCTCTCCCTGAAAAAGACGGGCCAGCGGAGGGAGGCCCGTAAGGTCTTTGAAAAGATCCTCGCCATCGAGCCGGACAACGACATGGCGGAGATCGAGCTGAGGGAGATCAAGTGA
- a CDS encoding DUF1330 domain-containing protein: MDDTGPVYALNLFDIADADEYAAYSRRSAQEVAAHGGRVIALGKFREAVTGGIEPRTVLILVEWKSREAFQSYRDDPALADLHPHRERGGGNYIWHLFDRLDDLRPILKGPRQGT, translated from the coding sequence ATGGATGATACCGGTCCCGTATACGCGTTGAACCTGTTCGATATAGCCGATGCCGATGAGTATGCCGCCTATTCGCGGCGGTCGGCGCAGGAGGTGGCGGCCCACGGAGGCAGGGTTATCGCTCTGGGGAAGTTCCGCGAGGCGGTAACCGGCGGCATTGAACCGAGGACGGTCCTCATCCTGGTCGAGTGGAAGTCCCGCGAGGCCTTCCAGAGCTATCGTGATGATCCCGCCCTGGCGGACCTCCATCCGCACCGGGAGCGGGGCGGCGGCAATTACATCTGGCATCTTTTCGACAGGCTTGATGACCTGCGGCCGATTTTAAAAGGGCCGCGGCAGGGAACCTGA
- a CDS encoding PAS domain S-box protein: MDHQGKDNSLYDADLQSSERKYRTIFENTGTATILIEEDTLIAMVNTEFEKLSGVCRADIEGKMSWPAFIVEEDRDFMIEYHRQRRRDPDAAPRNYICRLMNSGGEVRQCFMTVALIPGTRQSVASLLDITERIKAEEALRESEEKYRLLVETMNDGLGIQDRDGNITYVNEQICRMMGYSREEIVGKPAIDLLQEASREVWRSQQFSRKKNRYDPYEVSWKNKEGEIIHTIVSPRPIYDATGDFTGSFAVFTDITARKNAEEALRLSEDKFSKAFRSSPDSITISTVGEGCFIDVNDSFLKITGYARDEVIGHTVLELWIWPDEEYRKGLIARLLGEGRLHNREVNFRVKSGEMRIGIYSAEIIELQGETCLISVFADITEQRRLEREILDISEAERRKIGQDLHDDLQQHLIGVEALSTLLEKRLLEKSSADAPLCAEIVQLLRESITKTRRMAKGLCPVYLNENALAESIRELAGNIESAFGVACTVETGDGVMISDNTTAAHLYHIIQEATTNAVRHGRATAIAISLVSEGGLLSLSVRDNGVGIPEDAALKKGLGLNTMSYRARMIGAGFDVRRDPSGGTIVSCSLNQKF; the protein is encoded by the coding sequence ATGGACCACCAGGGCAAGGACAACAGCCTGTACGACGCGGACCTCCAGAGCTCCGAGCGGAAGTACCGGACCATTTTCGAGAATACCGGCACCGCCACGATCCTCATCGAGGAGGATACCCTCATAGCGATGGTCAACACTGAATTCGAGAAGCTCTCCGGCGTATGCCGCGCCGACATCGAGGGGAAGATGAGCTGGCCCGCCTTCATCGTCGAGGAGGACCGCGACTTCATGATCGAATACCACCGGCAGAGGAGAAGGGACCCGGACGCGGCGCCGCGAAATTACATCTGCAGGCTGATGAACAGCGGCGGCGAGGTCAGGCAATGCTTCATGACCGTGGCCCTGATCCCCGGCACCAGGCAGAGCGTGGCGTCGCTCCTTGACATCACGGAGCGGATCAAGGCGGAGGAGGCCCTCCGGGAGAGCGAGGAGAAATACCGCCTCCTCGTGGAGACCATGAACGACGGCCTCGGCATCCAGGACAGGGACGGGAACATCACCTACGTGAACGAGCAGATCTGCCGGATGATGGGGTATTCCCGGGAGGAGATCGTCGGGAAGCCGGCCATCGACCTTCTGCAAGAGGCGTCCAGGGAAGTATGGCGCAGCCAGCAGTTCAGCAGAAAAAAGAACCGGTACGATCCCTACGAGGTGTCCTGGAAGAACAAGGAGGGCGAGATCATACACACCATCGTGTCTCCCCGGCCCATCTACGACGCGACGGGGGACTTCACCGGGAGCTTCGCGGTGTTCACCGATATCACGGCCCGCAAGAACGCGGAGGAGGCGCTGAGGCTCTCGGAGGACAAGTTCTCCAAGGCCTTCCGCTCGAGCCCCGACTCCATAACGATCAGCACCGTGGGCGAGGGGTGCTTCATCGACGTGAACGACAGCTTTCTCAAGATCACCGGGTACGCCAGGGACGAGGTGATAGGGCACACCGTTCTCGAGCTCTGGATATGGCCCGACGAGGAGTACCGGAAGGGACTGATCGCGCGCCTCCTCGGGGAGGGGCGGCTCCACAACCGGGAGGTGAATTTCCGGGTGAAATCGGGGGAGATGCGCATCGGGATCTACTCCGCGGAGATCATCGAGCTCCAGGGCGAGACCTGCCTCATCTCGGTCTTCGCGGACATCACGGAGCAGCGGCGCCTCGAAAGGGAGATCCTGGACATCAGCGAGGCGGAGCGGCGGAAGATAGGCCAGGACCTCCACGACGACCTGCAGCAGCACCTGATCGGCGTCGAGGCCCTGTCGACGCTCCTGGAAAAGCGGCTCCTGGAAAAGTCGAGCGCCGACGCGCCCCTCTGCGCCGAGATCGTGCAGCTCCTCCGGGAGTCGATCACCAAGACGCGGAGGATGGCCAAGGGCCTCTGCCCGGTCTACCTGAACGAGAACGCCCTGGCCGAATCCATCAGGGAGCTGGCCGGGAACATCGAGAGTGCCTTCGGCGTCGCCTGTACGGTCGAGACGGGCGACGGTGTCATGATCAGCGATAACACCACCGCGGCCCACCTCTACCATATCATCCAGGAGGCGACGACCAACGCCGTGCGCCACGGCAGGGCGACCGCCATCGCCATATCACTTGTTTCCGAAGGCGGGCTCCTGTCCCTCAGCGTCAGGGACAACGGCGTCGGCATACCGGAGGACGCAGCCCTCAAAAAAGGCCTGGGTCTCAACACCATGAGCTACCGGGCCCGGATGATAGGCGCCGGCTTTGACGTCCGCAGAGATCCATCTGGAGGTACCATCGTATCATGCTCGCTCAATCAAAAATTTTGA
- a CDS encoding response regulator transcription factor: MLAQSKILIVDDHPIFRKGLAQLINEEKDMAVCGEAETVFDAQKQIGKLAPDIVIVDMTLKDMSGLELIRYVRERYPDLPVLVLSMHDESLYAERVLRAGARGYIMKQEMTDRVITGIRQVLAGKIFVSEAMAESLIGKATSKKTPAPMSPVDGLSDRELEIFTMIGRGVSRGEMAEKLNLSVKTVGTYREKIKEKLNLKNSAELVKCAVEWVKETGAE, translated from the coding sequence ATGCTCGCTCAATCAAAAATTTTGATCGTGGACGACCACCCCATTTTTCGAAAGGGGCTGGCCCAGCTCATCAACGAGGAGAAGGACATGGCCGTATGCGGCGAGGCCGAGACGGTCTTTGACGCGCAGAAGCAGATCGGGAAGCTCGCGCCCGACATAGTGATCGTGGACATGACCCTGAAGGACATGAGCGGACTCGAGCTCATCAGGTATGTAAGGGAGCGCTATCCCGACCTCCCGGTCCTGGTCCTCTCCATGCACGACGAGTCGCTCTACGCGGAGCGGGTCCTCCGCGCCGGCGCCCGTGGCTATATCATGAAGCAGGAGATGACCGACCGCGTGATAACGGGTATACGCCAGGTCCTGGCCGGGAAGATATTCGTGAGCGAAGCCATGGCCGAGAGCCTCATCGGCAAGGCTACAAGCAAGAAAACACCGGCGCCGATGAGTCCCGTTGACGGCCTCTCCGACCGCGAGCTGGAGATATTCACCATGATCGGACGGGGCGTTTCCCGGGGCGAGATGGCCGAGAAGCTGAACCTGAGCGTCAAGACCGTGGGCACCTACCGGGAAAAGATCAAGGAAAAGCTCAACCTGAAGAATTCCGCGGAGCTGGTCAAGTGCGCGGTGGAGTGGGTCAAGGAGACGGGGGCGGAATGA